A genomic stretch from Desulfohalobium retbaense DSM 5692 includes:
- a CDS encoding glycosyltransferase family 4 protein, whose amino-acid sequence MSFSIVFTFVGYYLPGYKSGGPVRTIANMVEHLGDDFDFRIVTRDRDALDTEPYPDVKIDSWNTVGKAQVFYASQETLGLCGVARLLRETPHDVLYLNSFFSFGFTALPLLARRLGLAPKKPCVIAPRGEFSAGALALKAWKKKAYLRLTRAVGISSGLAWQASSQHEVDDIRYAIGNTANNIFIAPNLPSPLQNELQITSENNAIADDSYLRIIFLSRVSPKKNLDFALKVLGQVTVPVVFDIYGVIDDNAYWDKCSQLINTLPEQIKVFYHGVVNHKDVHELLSGYDLFFLPTHGENYGHAIYETLAAGVPPLISDQTPWRDLDEKGAGFVRRLADFDEFVSVINAYAYKTDDERTFFQKSAHDYALQVASGSEVLEQNRKLFQLAACGE is encoded by the coding sequence ATGAGTTTCTCTATTGTTTTTACATTTGTAGGCTACTACCTACCCGGCTATAAATCTGGCGGCCCAGTGCGGACCATTGCCAACATGGTAGAACATTTGGGTGATGATTTTGATTTTCGGATCGTCACCCGGGATCGGGATGCGTTGGATACTGAACCGTACCCAGATGTAAAGATCGATTCCTGGAACACAGTGGGTAAGGCGCAAGTATTTTATGCTTCCCAGGAAACCTTGGGATTGTGCGGGGTAGCTCGTTTGTTGCGAGAAACCCCGCATGACGTGTTGTATCTGAACAGTTTTTTTTCTTTTGGGTTCACAGCGCTGCCGCTTTTGGCAAGGCGATTGGGGCTGGCGCCGAAGAAGCCTTGCGTTATCGCACCCCGCGGGGAGTTTTCAGCAGGGGCCCTGGCCTTGAAGGCATGGAAAAAAAAGGCATATTTACGACTGACCCGGGCTGTGGGGATATCTTCCGGACTTGCCTGGCAGGCTTCAAGCCAGCACGAGGTCGATGATATCCGTTATGCCATAGGGAATACCGCCAATAATATTTTTATTGCGCCTAATCTTCCTTCTCCTTTGCAAAATGAACTCCAGATAACATCAGAAAACAATGCCATTGCTGATGATTCTTATTTACGGATCATTTTTTTGTCACGCGTATCGCCGAAGAAGAACCTGGATTTTGCGCTAAAGGTCCTCGGCCAGGTTACTGTGCCGGTGGTGTTCGATATTTACGGGGTAATAGATGACAATGCTTATTGGGACAAGTGCAGCCAGCTTATAAACACTTTGCCGGAACAGATAAAGGTTTTCTATCATGGGGTTGTTAACCATAAAGACGTGCATGAACTGCTCTCCGGGTATGATCTTTTTTTTCTGCCTACCCATGGGGAAAACTATGGCCATGCGATTTACGAGACCCTTGCAGCCGGTGTGCCGCCATTGATTAGCGATCAGACCCCATGGCGTGACCTAGATGAAAAAGGCGCTGGCTTTGTCCGGCGACTTGCTGATTTTGATGAGTTTGTTTCTGTTATCAATGCGTATGCGTACAAAACAGACGATGAGCGAACTTTTTTTCAAAAAAGTGCCCATGACTATGCTTTGCAGGTAGCCTCCGGGTCAGAAGTGCTGGAGCAGAACCGAAAACTTTTTCAACTGGCAGCCTGTGGAGAATAG